A stretch of Desulfobacter hydrogenophilus DNA encodes these proteins:
- the rfaE2 gene encoding D-glycero-beta-D-manno-heptose 1-phosphate adenylyltransferase has protein sequence MSTVNMANKIVRLDEMCRLAHEYTTLGRTIVFTNGCFDILHAGHVAYLEKAKSFGDVLVLGLNSDASVRQIKGDLRPVICQEQRARVVAALSCVDHVVLFDAPDPEDLIRGIVPQVLVKGADWPEDKIIGAKFVKGCGGRVARVAFEEDISTSKIIERIGQRFYGGA, from the coding sequence ATGTCTACGGTTAATATGGCTAATAAAATTGTTAGGCTGGATGAGATGTGCCGCTTGGCCCATGAATACACAACCCTTGGCCGGACCATAGTGTTTACCAACGGCTGCTTTGACATTCTTCATGCAGGCCATGTGGCCTATCTTGAAAAAGCAAAATCATTCGGAGATGTTCTGGTTCTGGGTTTGAACTCCGATGCGTCCGTTCGTCAGATCAAAGGTGATCTTCGGCCGGTAATCTGCCAGGAACAACGGGCACGTGTTGTGGCGGCCCTAAGTTGTGTCGATCATGTGGTGCTGTTCGATGCGCCTGATCCGGAAGATTTGATTCGGGGCATTGTTCCCCAGGTGCTGGTCAAGGGGGCGGATTGGCCCGAGGATAAAATCATTGGGGCAAAGTTTGTCAAAGGCTGCGGCGGGCGCGTGGCACGCGTGGCCTTTGAGGAAGATATCTCCACATCGAAAATTATTGAGCGCATTGGGCAAAGATTTTATGGCGGTGCTTAG